Below is a window of Malania oleifera isolate guangnan ecotype guangnan chromosome 1, ASM2987363v1, whole genome shotgun sequence DNA.
GAAGTACTGGCTAAAACCTTGGCCTGGAATGCGTTAGTGTAGAGCCAGCCAATCACCAACCCTAGCTGCAAATTTTTCAGTACAGAAAGCTAAAGACCATGGAATACTACTCGTAAGTGAATGCTATTACATCCGAAGCCTGCATTGAGATAATGCAAGCAAATACTATAACATCACGTAAATGAACATTGCACCATGGGGCAATTAGCCACCCACCAAAGGCCGTTACTCTTCAAACATCAATCAATCACTGACTTTTAGTCCAGCCAGCGAGTTTGCGAGGCCATTTTGATCTCCATACTTGTGGAACTCAGACTCTATTGTCTTGGCAATGTCGGATTCATCCACGTCTGGCTCGGGGCAATCAACATGGAATGATCCCTGTTTAAGTGGTGCACATGAAGTCACGAGTTCTGCTTGCTGCTTAATGTAATTGTAAAGTTGTTGGTGGAAGGTGTGGTCCAAAGAATAACAGTCATCTGTAGTTCCATTTCGTGAAGACCGGGATGATCCTGATCCTTCTCTTCTGCAAAAATGAGGGAGGGATGCATAATCCATTATCTGCACACAAATTGCAAGCAGACAAAGTTAAAAGTTATCCTTATTTGAGTAGAGAGAGATGCACAAAGTCAAACACAAGTTAAAATGAGGAACTAGGAGTAGAAAGGCAAGAAGAAAGCTGGCTGCCTTACCCTTAGCAACTCATCTCTCCCACAACCTTGCAGGACCTGAATTTTCCTCCTCGTCCTCTCTTGCAAAAGAGGCTTTACAACCTGTCAACAGTtgagaaaggattaaagcagttGCTACCctaatgagtccctaaaataaTGGTGCTGATGTCTCTCCTTGAAGATAGATGCAAACCTTCCAACAGGCTGAAAATATATATGGTGCATTAACAATGTAGTATGTGTCTGTCTTCTCTGGATAATTTAGGTCATCAATAGTAGATATTGTGGTCATCAGCTGCATTAACAGATGAAACAGATGTGAATGACAAGGGTTTAACAAAAGCATGTTCTTTCTGGAATGAGCTAAAGCAGTGTCTGCATGCACATCAACTTCTCAAGACAATAGAATTTACTCAACAATTGTATAACCTAAGGATTGCTCAAAAGAGCAGCAGTTAGGTAAAATTGTTTTTTTGAAAAGACTTGGCACCCTTATGCAGGCATTCCTTGAATtctccaaataaaataaaaactgcCAGCTACTTGTcatatgaatatataagaaatgacCCAACATAGAAGATAATTTCAGTTGAAATTTAGCATCAAAACTGAAAAGTCTAAATAACCTATCATGAACTGATTCTATTGTATTGAAGCACAACATTAAGTAATTGACTAACTGttcatcaaaaagaaaaaagttaAGCATTGATAGGGTTAAATTTTGGacaaattacaacaattaaaagagCTTTATCGCAAGTTTATACAGATCCAATGATACCTGTATTTGGTTTAGTGCTGAAAGCTTTAAACCAGTCATATCCAAAACTTTCACACAGGTACCAATATGTCGTCCATACTTCTTTGTTGCCATAGGCTACAATAGAAGCAATTGTCAGGCTACAGGTCAGAAAGATTATATTATTCACAATCTCAAGATTACAGAGGCCATACTCACCAATATTACACGATCTCTATATTCATTCATTTGGATGTGCGACTGCACATAGTAGTGGACCTAAAACAAGGGGCAACAATATAGGGGAAAAATCAtgaacccgaaaaaaaaaaaaaatttatgtgtaAAGACATATATAAGCACCTTGAAGACATGTAATGCCAAGTAATTTAGTTCAATTCAAAAGAATTGTGGTGCATCCTCTGTTGTGTCCAAAGAAGTATGCACAGAAAAATGACCGCAAGGAGCATAGAacatttttttgataaatattaaaTGAGGAATCCCTAAATATGAAGTATGAGAAAATCGAAATCACAACCTCTCAAAATATTACAAAACCACCTCCTCGAAGTGGTGAGACTTCAGTACTCCTCCA
It encodes the following:
- the LOC131167638 gene encoding phosphatidylinositol/phosphatidylcholine transfer protein SFH2-like, which translates into the protein MGSEAIKQFQTLMEEIDEPLKNTFQNMHQGYPSETLVRFLKARDWNVAKSHKMLVDCLNWRIKNEIDNILSKPIIPVDLYRAVRDSQLVGLSGYSKQGLPVIAIGVGFSTYDKASVHYYVQSHIQMNEYRDRVILPMATKKYGRHIGTCVKVLDMTGLKLSALNQIQLMTTISTIDDLNYPEKTDTYYIVNAPYIFSACWKVVKPLLQERTRRKIQVLQGCGRDELLRIMDYASLPHFCRREGSGSSRSSRNGTTDDCYSLDHTFHQQLYNYIKQQAELVTSCAPLKQGSFHVDCPEPDVDESDIAKTIESEFHKYGDQNGLANSLAGLKVSD